A window from Cytobacillus sp. IB215665 encodes these proteins:
- the yqfC gene encoding sporulation protein YqfC yields MMKKLRHQMRNWLTNKLELPADVTMDLPRITMIGQLHIYIENHRGLLSFSDDELRLLLKQGQLLVKGESFVIKMIQPEELLLEGKIEQVTYIND; encoded by the coding sequence ATTATGAAGAAATTGCGGCATCAAATGAGAAATTGGCTTACAAATAAACTAGAACTACCCGCAGATGTGACGATGGATCTTCCCCGCATAACAATGATTGGACAATTACACATTTATATTGAAAACCACCGGGGATTGCTTTCATTTTCTGATGATGAACTGCGATTATTGTTAAAGCAAGGTCAACTGCTCGTAAAAGGAGAGTCCTTTGTAATTAAAATGATACAACCAGAGGAGCTCTTATTGGAAGGGAAAATTGAACAAGTTACATATATTAATGATTAA
- the yqfD gene encoding sporulation protein YqfD encodes MKNQWLNFMTGVIQVNAKGKGIERFINQCIQNDINIWNVKRQGTESVTFFMLLKDVSKVRRVVRTFDCKLFFIQKVGLPFLIKKVLTNSGFLLGLLLFFVIMILLSNIVWQIEIDGAQPQTEHQIYQHLDEMGVKKGKLQFLLEDVDVIQQQLTNNIDSITWIGVELRGTTYHFQVVEKEEPEEPEQIGPQHLVAKKESVITKMFVEEGQAIVEINQHVNKGELLVSGMIGKEDNTQIVAARGKVYGETWYRATVKTPLSQTIHVLTGNSKSKHLISFGGITLPFWGFAKNDYRNYETYETTKDLHLLNWKLPVSYMKNVIRETETVERVYSVKEAKELAIESARTELQTKLDEDATIKEEKVLHETNENGKLKVEIIYTVIENIAIEKPIIQGD; translated from the coding sequence ATGAAAAATCAGTGGTTGAACTTTATGACTGGTGTTATTCAAGTAAATGCTAAAGGCAAAGGTATTGAAAGATTTATAAATCAATGTATTCAAAATGATATAAATATATGGAATGTCAAGAGACAGGGAACAGAGTCAGTTACTTTTTTTATGTTACTGAAAGATGTTAGTAAGGTAAGACGAGTTGTAAGAACATTTGACTGTAAGCTTTTTTTTATCCAAAAAGTTGGACTACCTTTCCTAATAAAAAAAGTACTTACAAATAGTGGTTTTTTACTTGGACTATTACTTTTTTTTGTCATTATGATTCTGTTATCGAATATCGTCTGGCAGATTGAAATTGATGGCGCTCAACCTCAAACTGAGCATCAAATTTATCAACATTTAGATGAAATGGGTGTTAAAAAAGGGAAATTACAATTTCTCCTTGAAGATGTCGATGTTATTCAACAGCAGTTAACAAACAATATTGATTCAATTACTTGGATTGGTGTAGAACTAAGGGGTACTACATATCATTTTCAAGTAGTTGAAAAGGAAGAACCAGAAGAACCAGAACAAATTGGTCCTCAACACTTAGTAGCAAAAAAAGAATCAGTAATTACTAAGATGTTTGTAGAAGAAGGTCAGGCTATTGTTGAAATCAATCAACATGTCAATAAAGGAGAATTACTAGTAAGTGGAATGATCGGAAAAGAAGATAATACTCAAATAGTCGCTGCACGTGGAAAGGTATATGGTGAAACTTGGTATCGGGCAACAGTGAAAACACCGTTATCCCAAACAATACATGTACTTACTGGTAATTCAAAGTCAAAACATCTAATATCATTTGGGGGTATAACCCTTCCATTTTGGGGATTTGCTAAAAATGACTATCGGAATTATGAAACATACGAAACAACAAAAGATCTTCATTTATTAAATTGGAAGCTGCCAGTATCATATATGAAAAATGTGATAAGGGAAACAGAGACAGTTGAAAGAGTCTATTCAGTGAAGGAAGCAAAAGAACTGGCAATTGAATCTGCACGAACAGAATTGCAAACTAAACTTGACGAAGATGCAACTATAAAAGAAGAAAAAGTTTTGCACGAAACGAATGAGAATGGTAAATTAAAGGTAGAAATTATTTACACAGTAATAGAAAATATCGCAATTGAGAAGCCAATCATTCAAGGAGATTAA
- a CDS encoding PhoH family protein, with amino-acid sequence MSEALVTIKQQVKNANEAISLFGIHDTNLKRIEEELQVTIVTRGETVSVSGDNENVKQADEILTQLLKLIRNGIQIGERDVLYAIQLSKKGTLEYFDELFKEEIAVTVKGKSIRVKTLGQRHYISSIKNNDMVFGIGPAGTGKTYLAVIMAVNALKNGHVKRIILTRPAVEAGENLGFLPGDLQEKVDPYLRPLYDALHDVLGVEHTVRLIERGIIEIAPLAYMRGRTLDDAFIILDEAQNTTPAQMKMFLTRLGFDSKMVITGDISQVDLPKGVTSGLAIAKEILENIKGVSFVFLEQSDVVRHPLVSRIITAYDKANL; translated from the coding sequence ATGTCAGAAGCGTTAGTAACGATAAAACAACAAGTAAAAAACGCAAATGAAGCCATTTCATTATTTGGTATTCATGATACTAACTTAAAGCGTATTGAAGAAGAACTGCAAGTAACGATTGTAACTCGTGGTGAAACAGTAAGTGTATCTGGTGACAATGAGAATGTAAAACAAGCGGATGAGATTCTAACACAGTTATTGAAGCTAATTAGAAATGGTATTCAAATTGGTGAACGAGATGTTTTATATGCCATTCAACTAAGTAAAAAAGGCACGCTAGAATATTTTGATGAACTTTTTAAAGAGGAAATTGCTGTAACAGTAAAAGGCAAATCAATTCGCGTGAAAACTCTCGGACAGCGTCACTATATCTCATCAATTAAGAATAATGATATGGTGTTTGGTATTGGACCAGCAGGGACAGGGAAAACGTATTTAGCAGTAATCATGGCAGTGAACGCATTAAAAAATGGACATGTCAAAAGAATCATACTTACTCGACCTGCTGTAGAAGCAGGGGAGAATCTTGGATTTCTACCTGGAGATTTACAAGAGAAGGTAGATCCATATTTGAGACCATTGTATGATGCTCTCCATGATGTTTTAGGAGTTGAACATACCGTTAGATTAATTGAGAGAGGGATTATAGAAATCGCCCCGTTAGCATATATGAGAGGTAGAACATTAGACGATGCATTTATTATATTGGACGAAGCTCAAAATACAACACCTGCTCAAATGAAAATGTTTTTAACTAGATTAGGCTTCGATTCAAAAATGGTGATTACTGGAGATATTTCTCAAGTAGATTTACCTAAAGGAGTAACATCAGGTTTGGCCATTGCAAAGGAAATTTTGGAGAATATTAAAGGGGTTTCTTTTGTTTTTCTAGAACAATCAGATGTAGTACGACACCCTTTAGTGAGTAGAATTATTACAGCATACGACAAAGCCAATTTATAA
- a CDS encoding HD family phosphohydrolase codes for MKLIEYMKKLLTLLKEYKFVHIGFYVVIAAVIFLALYSNVEPKKYNIQLHSDAEQTIYSPKTIEDKEMTERKRKEAAGEVQDVFLQKKEYEENSVDVISDFFSWIDEVNGELNEKYANIRAVIENEEGIENEEVELEPQRLEPTDEEKIELLKTKMPEDIVNLFSDQEIEVLFQATPEQLTNAQEKAITVVQNIMSEELRTNEIESAKRQAENELQYLNVKSSLRNTISKLVKFVIIPNMIYDVEATEEKREQARNAVEPVMIIQGQIIVEEGELITQDIIRKLEVIDLVQNKRSFQPFIGLGLMIGLMLAAVAYHFFRDESKRSNKNVDLLLYTIIFTITILLMKGTSLLHQFGWSDIGYLTPIAVGPLLIKVLINDRLAVLTSTIFAVCGSIMFNEGVIGSFNFSIGVYFLCSGLVGVFFLDRINRRAKILQSGLFISVINIIVITSIMLLKNGQYSLLEIGIYVAMAIFSGLSAAVLTIGIMPFLEAGFGILSTIKLIELSNPNHPLLRKILVETPGTYHHSVMVANLSEAACEAIGANGLLARVGSYYHDIGKTKRPQFFIENQMNIENPHNNIAPQLSKNIIIAHATEGAEMLRKHKLPTEIVDIAAQHHGTSLIKYFYHKAQQQSEIPISEEEFRYPGPKPQTKEAAIIGIADSVEAAVRSLTNPSSAEIQKLIKNIIADRLQDGQLNSCDLTLKELDVVSSSLCETLKGIFHSRIEYPEATRQKVKEA; via the coding sequence ATGAAATTAATCGAATATATGAAAAAACTTCTAACATTGCTGAAAGAATATAAGTTTGTTCATATCGGTTTTTATGTTGTTATAGCAGCGGTTATATTTTTAGCTTTATATAGTAACGTAGAGCCAAAGAAGTACAATATCCAATTACACAGTGATGCAGAACAAACGATATACTCCCCGAAAACGATAGAAGATAAAGAAATGACTGAGCGAAAAAGAAAGGAAGCTGCTGGAGAGGTACAGGATGTATTCTTACAAAAAAAAGAATATGAAGAAAATAGCGTAGATGTAATTTCTGACTTTTTTTCTTGGATTGATGAAGTCAATGGCGAATTAAACGAAAAATATGCAAATATTAGAGCGGTTATTGAAAACGAAGAAGGCATAGAAAATGAAGAAGTTGAATTAGAGCCACAACGCTTAGAACCGACTGATGAAGAAAAAATAGAGTTGCTCAAAACAAAGATGCCAGAAGATATAGTCAATCTGTTTTCAGATCAGGAGATCGAGGTCCTATTTCAAGCTACACCTGAGCAATTAACAAATGCTCAAGAGAAAGCTATTACAGTAGTGCAAAATATTATGAGTGAAGAGCTCCGTACTAATGAAATAGAGAGTGCAAAAAGACAAGCAGAGAATGAATTACAGTACCTTAATGTTAAATCTTCGTTAAGAAATACTATATCCAAGTTAGTGAAATTCGTCATTATTCCTAACATGATTTATGATGTTGAAGCTACCGAGGAAAAGCGGGAACAGGCAAGAAATGCAGTGGAGCCCGTGATGATTATACAAGGTCAAATTATTGTAGAGGAAGGAGAGCTGATAACTCAAGATATCATTAGAAAGCTTGAAGTAATTGATTTAGTACAAAATAAACGTTCTTTTCAGCCTTTTATAGGGCTTGGCTTAATGATTGGTTTGATGTTAGCAGCAGTTGCATATCATTTCTTTAGAGATGAAAGTAAAAGGTCAAATAAGAATGTGGACTTATTGTTATATACAATCATATTCACTATAACGATTTTGTTAATGAAAGGAACTAGTTTACTACATCAGTTTGGATGGTCAGATATTGGTTATTTAACTCCAATTGCTGTAGGCCCTTTGTTAATCAAGGTGTTGATAAATGATCGCTTAGCGGTATTAACTAGTACGATATTTGCTGTGTGCGGTAGTATTATGTTTAACGAAGGAGTTATTGGTTCTTTTAACTTTTCGATTGGTGTTTACTTTTTATGTAGTGGCTTAGTAGGTGTGTTTTTCTTAGATCGAATTAACCGTCGTGCAAAAATTCTTCAATCTGGTCTATTCATTTCGGTAATTAATATTATTGTAATTACATCAATCATGTTACTGAAAAACGGACAATATTCTTTATTGGAAATAGGAATTTACGTAGCAATGGCGATATTTTCAGGTCTCTCAGCAGCTGTTCTCACAATCGGGATTATGCCATTTTTAGAAGCAGGTTTTGGCATACTTTCGACGATAAAACTTATAGAGCTGTCAAATCCAAACCATCCTTTGTTAAGGAAAATACTAGTGGAAACTCCAGGGACATATCATCATAGTGTAATGGTTGCAAATCTATCTGAGGCTGCATGTGAAGCGATTGGTGCAAATGGTTTATTAGCTAGAGTCGGTTCATATTACCATGACATAGGAAAGACGAAAAGACCTCAGTTTTTTATTGAAAATCAAATGAATATCGAAAACCCTCATAACAATATTGCCCCGCAGCTGAGTAAAAATATAATCATTGCACATGCAACAGAAGGGGCAGAAATGTTAAGGAAACACAAGTTACCTACTGAAATTGTGGATATAGCAGCACAGCATCATGGAACATCATTAATAAAGTATTTTTATCATAAAGCTCAACAGCAATCTGAAATTCCTATATCAGAAGAAGAGTTTCGCTATCCAGGGCCAAAGCCACAAACGAAGGAAGCTGCCATTATAGGAATTGCAGATAGTGTAGAAGCAGCAGTACGCTCGCTGACAAATCCAAGTTCAGCAGAAATTCAAAAGCTTATTAAGAATATCATTGCAGATCGATTACAAGATGGGCAGCTGAACAGTTGCGATTTAACTTTGAAAGAGCTTGATGTTGTTTCATCATCTCTATGTGAAACTTTAAAAGGGATATTCCACTCAAGAATTGAATATCCAGAAGCAACGAGACAGAAGGTGAAAGAGGCATGA
- the ybeY gene encoding rRNA maturation RNase YbeY: MSLIIDFIDETKKVRDGHQNLVEDILQFVATRENIDDGAELSITFVSNKRIQEINREYRNKDQPTDVISFAMEEMGEDEIEITGIELPVVLGDIIISTTKAKEQAEEYGHSFERELAFLSVHGLLHLLGYDHETEEEEVIMFTKQKEILEQYGLSR; encoded by the coding sequence ATGAGTTTAATTATCGATTTTATTGATGAAACAAAAAAGGTGAGAGACGGACATCAAAACTTGGTGGAAGACATCTTACAATTTGTAGCAACAAGAGAAAATATTGATGACGGAGCAGAATTATCAATTACATTTGTTAGTAATAAGCGCATACAAGAAATTAATAGAGAGTATAGAAATAAAGATCAACCGACTGACGTTATTTCATTTGCTATGGAAGAAATGGGGGAGGATGAAATCGAAATTACAGGTATAGAACTTCCTGTGGTGCTAGGAGATATTATCATTTCAACGACCAAAGCAAAAGAACAGGCTGAGGAATATGGACATTCATTTGAGAGGGAGCTCGCTTTTTTATCAGTTCACGGATTATTGCATTTGCTTGGCTATGATCACGAGACTGAAGAAGAAGAAGTAATTATGTTTACTAAACAAAAGGAAATACTTGAACAATATGGGCTATCGAGATAG
- a CDS encoding diacylglycerol kinase family protein produces the protein MGYRDRNNNKFRNSLLFAINGIRHVASKERNFKIHINIAIIVLFLGLFVGLSPIEWVAIIITIGIMLSLEMVNTAIERTVDLITNDYHPLAKLAKDISAGAVLLFAIISVMIGILIFLPKLILFL, from the coding sequence ATGGGCTATCGAGATAGAAATAACAATAAATTTAGAAACAGTTTGTTGTTTGCGATAAATGGTATTAGACATGTAGCTAGTAAGGAAAGAAATTTTAAAATTCATATTAATATCGCAATTATTGTGTTGTTTTTAGGATTATTTGTTGGACTTTCTCCAATTGAATGGGTAGCAATAATCATTACGATAGGCATAATGTTGAGTCTGGAAATGGTAAATACAGCAATTGAAAGAACAGTTGACTTAATTACGAATGATTACCATCCATTAGCTAAACTTGCCAAGGATATTTCAGCTGGAGCAGTTTTGCTTTTTGCGATTATTTCCGTTATGATTGGAATACTTATTTTTCTGCCAAAACTTATATTATTTTTATAA
- the era gene encoding GTPase Era, whose product MNTTKYHSGFVSIIGRPNVGKSTFINQVIGQKIAIMSDKPQTTRNKIQGVYTEDHSQIIFIDTPGIHKPKHKLGDFMMKVAQDTLREVDIVLFMVNAVEGIGRGDEYIIERLQLVNTPVFLVVNKIDEIHPDDLLPLIKQYETKYSFKEIVPISALQGSNVETLLDQIKKHLPEGPQYYPEDQVTDHPERFIIAELIREKALHLTREEIPHSIAVVIDGIQRRENNNAIYISATIIVERSSQKGIVIGKQGKMLKEIGKRARHDIETLLGTKVFLELWVKVQKDWRNKLTHIRDFGFNEEDY is encoded by the coding sequence ATGAATACTACAAAATATCATTCAGGCTTTGTATCAATCATTGGTAGGCCGAATGTTGGAAAATCAACTTTTATAAATCAAGTAATTGGTCAGAAGATTGCAATTATGAGTGATAAACCTCAGACGACACGTAATAAAATCCAAGGGGTTTATACGGAAGATCACAGTCAAATTATTTTTATTGATACACCAGGAATACATAAACCGAAACATAAGCTTGGCGATTTCATGATGAAGGTAGCGCAGGATACTTTAAGAGAAGTTGATATCGTCCTATTTATGGTAAACGCTGTTGAAGGAATTGGTCGTGGTGATGAATATATTATTGAAAGATTACAATTGGTGAATACGCCAGTCTTCCTTGTTGTAAACAAAATAGATGAAATCCATCCTGATGACTTGTTGCCGTTAATTAAGCAATATGAAACGAAATATTCATTTAAAGAAATTGTTCCAATTTCTGCCTTACAAGGTAGTAACGTCGAAACTCTGCTAGATCAAATTAAAAAACATTTACCTGAAGGGCCTCAGTATTATCCAGAAGATCAGGTAACAGATCATCCTGAAAGATTTATTATTGCTGAGTTAATTAGAGAAAAGGCACTACATTTAACAAGAGAAGAGATTCCACATTCCATTGCAGTAGTAATAGACGGTATTCAGCGAAGAGAGAACAATAATGCCATTTATATTAGTGCAACGATAATAGTGGAAAGAAGTTCTCAAAAAGGGATAGTCATTGGAAAGCAAGGAAAGATGCTAAAAGAAATTGGAAAAAGGGCAAGACATGACATTGAAACATTATTAGGCACGAAAGTGTTTTTAGAGCTCTGGGTTAAAGTTCAAAAAGATTGGCGCAACAAATTGACACACATTCGAGACTTTGGTTTTAATGAAGAAGATTATTAA
- a CDS encoding YqzL family protein: MLDFTWSIFSQTGNIDTYLLFKELEKENDGGPEDKENDLAKLDFPMS; the protein is encoded by the coding sequence ATGTTAGATTTTACCTGGAGTATATTTAGTCAAACAGGTAACATTGATACGTACCTTCTTTTTAAGGAATTAGAGAAGGAAAACGATGGAGGACCCGAAGACAAAGAGAATGACCTAGCAAAACTAGATTTTCCAATGTCGTGA
- the recO gene encoding DNA repair protein RecO → MLQKYEGIVIRTNEYGETNKIVTLFTREAGKIGVMARGAKKPNSRLASITQLFTYGHFLIQKGSGLGNLQQGEASSSLRAIREDIFRTAYASYIVELTDKSTEDLKANPFLFELLYQTLNYMNEGEDLEILTFIYEMKILQVLGLHPVLDHCAICHNSEGQFAFSIKEGGLICHRCYGKDVHHLKVSQATVRLLRLFYYYDLSRLGRISVKTETKQQLNTIIAAYYDEYSGLALKSKRFLNQLDNLKNKL, encoded by the coding sequence TTGTTACAAAAGTATGAAGGAATTGTTATTCGAACAAATGAATATGGTGAAACAAACAAAATTGTTACTCTATTTACTAGGGAAGCAGGTAAAATTGGAGTAATGGCTAGAGGAGCAAAGAAGCCTAATAGTCGTCTAGCCTCAATTACTCAATTATTTACTTATGGCCATTTCTTAATACAAAAAGGAAGTGGTCTAGGCAACCTTCAACAAGGAGAAGCAAGCTCATCATTACGAGCTATTCGTGAAGACATATTTCGTACTGCATATGCGTCATATATTGTAGAGCTGACTGATAAAAGTACGGAAGATCTAAAAGCAAACCCTTTTTTATTTGAATTACTTTATCAAACTCTCAACTATATGAATGAGGGAGAAGATTTAGAAATATTAACCTTCATTTACGAAATGAAAATTTTACAAGTATTAGGGTTACATCCGGTGTTAGATCATTGTGCCATTTGCCATAATAGTGAAGGGCAGTTTGCTTTTTCTATAAAAGAAGGTGGTTTAATCTGTCATAGGTGTTATGGAAAAGATGTTCATCATTTGAAGGTATCGCAGGCTACGGTAAGATTATTACGACTTTTTTACTATTATGATCTAAGTAGATTAGGCAGGATTTCTGTTAAAACTGAAACTAAGCAACAATTAAATACGATCATAGCTGCATACTATGATGAATACTCAGGGCTAGCGTTAAAATCAAAAAGATTTTTAAATCAATTAGACAACTTGAAAAATAAACTATAA
- a CDS encoding helix-turn-helix transcriptional regulator — protein MVITIELSKRQEQILRIVKDNGPITGEHIADQLNLTRATLRPDLAILTMAGYLEARPRVGYFYTGKTGSQLLSDKIKKILVKDYQSIPVVVNEGVSVYDAICTMFLEDVGTLFVVDDNTSLVGVLSRKDLLRASIGKQELTTIPVNIIMTRMPNITMCKRDDLMIDVARILIEKQIDALPVIKETDKGYEVIGRITKTNMTKVLVAIEEDELI, from the coding sequence GTGGTGATTACAATCGAATTAAGTAAACGACAGGAGCAAATACTACGAATTGTTAAGGATAATGGACCTATCACCGGTGAACATATTGCAGACCAATTAAATTTAACAAGAGCGACATTACGGCCTGACTTAGCTATATTAACAATGGCTGGTTACTTAGAAGCAAGACCTCGTGTTGGCTATTTTTATACAGGAAAGACTGGTTCACAGCTGTTGAGCGATAAAATAAAGAAAATCTTAGTTAAGGATTACCAATCAATTCCTGTTGTAGTTAATGAAGGTGTGTCGGTGTATGATGCTATTTGTACAATGTTTTTAGAAGATGTTGGTACACTGTTCGTAGTAGATGATAACACTTCACTCGTTGGTGTTTTATCAAGGAAGGATTTACTTAGAGCTAGTATCGGTAAACAAGAGTTGACAACAATTCCTGTTAATATTATTATGACAAGAATGCCGAATATAACGATGTGTAAAAGAGATGACTTAATGATAGATGTTGCTAGAATATTAATTGAAAAGCAAATTGATGCATTACCAGTCATAAAAGAAACAGACAAAGGGTATGAAGTAATCGGTAGAATTACGAAAACAAATATGACAAAGGTACTTGTAGCAATAGAGGAAGATGAATTAATATAA
- a CDS encoding pyruvate, water dikinase regulatory protein, giving the protein MNNPQIYVVSDSVGETAELVVKAAICQFSNTNIEIKRVPYVEDTSTLTEVLSLAKMNNAIIAYTLVIPEMRTFLIEEAAREGVVIYDIIGPLIDKMQIAYDTKPRQEPGMVRKLDDEYFKKVEAIEFAVKYDDGRDPRGILRADIVLVGVSRTSKTPLSQYLAHKRLKVANVPIVPEVDPPDELFQVPANKCFGLKISSEKLNYIRKERLKSLGLNDKAIYANIDRINEELCYFDNIITNIGCDVIDVTNKAVEETANTILNIYNNRTI; this is encoded by the coding sequence ATGAATAACCCACAAATATATGTAGTATCTGATTCTGTAGGAGAAACAGCAGAACTTGTTGTAAAAGCGGCTATATGCCAGTTTAGCAACACGAACATTGAAATTAAGCGAGTGCCATATGTTGAGGATACGTCTACTCTTACCGAAGTACTTTCACTAGCAAAAATGAATAATGCAATTATTGCTTATACGTTAGTTATTCCAGAAATGCGTACGTTTTTGATTGAAGAAGCAGCGCGTGAAGGTGTTGTAATTTATGATATTATTGGTCCACTTATAGATAAAATGCAAATTGCTTATGATACGAAACCTCGCCAAGAACCAGGTATGGTTAGAAAGCTAGATGATGAGTACTTTAAGAAAGTTGAAGCTATTGAGTTTGCTGTAAAGTATGATGATGGAAGGGACCCTCGAGGCATTTTAAGAGCTGATATTGTCTTAGTTGGTGTGTCACGCACTTCCAAAACTCCATTATCACAATATTTAGCTCATAAACGTTTAAAGGTGGCAAATGTACCAATCGTACCTGAAGTTGACCCTCCTGACGAACTATTTCAAGTACCTGCTAATAAATGCTTTGGGTTAAAAATAAGCTCTGAAAAGTTAAACTATATAAGAAAAGAGCGTTTGAAGTCTCTGGGGCTGAATGATAAAGCGATTTACGCAAATATAGATAGAATAAATGAAGAGTTATGCTATTTCGATAATATTATTACCAACATTGGTTGTGATGTTATTGATGTAACGAATAAAGCGGTAGAGGAAACCGCAAATACAATTTTAAACATCTATAATAATCGTACAATTTAG